The Citrus sinensis cultivar Valencia sweet orange chromosome 4, DVS_A1.0, whole genome shotgun sequence DNA segment TTCGACATGGTTTTGTTCCTTACGTACTACAGAATAATTGTGTGGTTTATCTGCAGATATCTATCAACTAATCCAATCCCCATAACAACTTATGGTTTTATGgatattaatttcaatactGAGCCATCTTGCATCAAACACGAGGCTGGTTCTTTTTACTTCTTTGTTCCTCAGGTAGATTTGCATTGTTCTACGTGTCTGTTTATGCAACTCTGTAATGTTTGCCTTCTAACCTTTCTGATCGTCCTCTCACTTTGATAAGggtatattcttattttagcTTGCATAAAGAGGTAAGGCAGTTGTAcattattctaaatttcaaattacttGTTTTGACAGATTGAGCTAAGGGAGCTTGATGATATCTCTATCTTAGCAGCAACACTGGCATGGAGTAATGGTATGGTTTGTACATTTGAGCAGGCTATTCAATCATTTGAATCATCCTTCTGCCAGGTAATTTGTGGTTACTGTATCTGATTATGCTATTctctaataattttgttttttttattatatatatatatatatatatatatatagacacacacacacacacacacaccacaAAGCAATTTGAGTTGAGACTATATTTAAAACCAGTTCAATATTGTCTCTTGGTGATTTTCATAACTAACTTAATGTTGACCTTAGTCTCTTGCCTAGATGATACCAAATGCATTTATATCTTATGAATCATTGCTTGTACTTATGCTTGTAATTTTGAGCTTGTTATTTCTAGATGTTCTTCTAACATTAAGATTGTTCTCTGTGCCATATTTTAGAAATACCGGGCTTTATTGAGTCCTGTAAGCAGATGAGATGCCACAAGCCTTATGCTGTTGGCTACTCAACAATTCTATCTGAAAGCATTGTTCGTACCTCTGCAGAACCTGCTAACTTTTCAGATATCATAATTCTAGTATTCTACAAATCTTGATTCAGACCTTAATTTATCCACAAACAAAATTCAGAattcataatattattcatatttttcactttttgttgttaaagttgcacaaaattattttaattattagtgaGTTAACCTTTTTGTCGTATTTCAGGTCAGTAGTCATTTCTGTTCCTCTACAGAGAGATACAACCCCAGATATGTAAGATCTGCTCTCACAAAGTTCAACATGATGGAGGATAAAACTGTCCAAATGGTACAATTTATTGGTTTACTTTTATAGAATTTAGGTCACTAGTTAACTTGAATAatacttttatcatttttatttatatcccCTGCTCATTCCCTAGAATGGAGGAAACTAACTGGGCTGAGTTCAGTCTCAgatcataaatttcaaaaccacTACAGTGGTACTTGGCTCCCTTCTTGTCTCCTGATGTCCATTTTGATGCCAAGACcttgatttaaaaattctatGAAGGCAGTGTTTTGTGTGGATCCCATCAAAGTAGGTCCTAGGATGGTGATCTAGACAGAATGCATGCCTCAAACGTATTATGTGAAGAAGCCTCATTGCAAGATTCCAATTGGAAAACTTGCACTAAAGACTCTTAAGATTTCTACTGCTTTATCTGATGATGTCCATTCCACACTCTACCTTTGGATTTTCTCTCCATTTTTCCCTTTCTCTGTAagattcttctttttgttttaagttgACCTCCTTCGTTTTGACAATTTCATTACTTTGACCTAGTTGTTCCATGATCTACTGATGCTTTCTGCCAGTGTAGGCCATATGTATCATTGAATGGTTACTGTAATCGgtacttttaatattttggtaTATCAGTTACCTTTTTCTATTTAGTTACTTTCTATGGTGTTGATGTCTGTAAGTACTTCATAATCTGATCATTATCTAACTTTTCTtagaaagataataaatatttttcagattGGCTTCACAAATTCTACATATTTATTTGTCAACTTTATAGCTGTTCTATGACTGACTGATATAACTTTGCAGGTATGCATGAATGCCATCACATTGGGCAGAAGGGATTTTGGTTGTGATTTCATGGAAATGGTATCTTCTTTCTCCTGGTAATTGTTCATCCTTGATTTTACTTTACTGGATTTTCACTAAATGTAATGGAATAACCTAGGCACTGAATATTCTGGTTCTGGTTCAAGGTTAATGCCCTTATTAGATTTTGAGTTTAACCTGTAATCTTATGTGCAAAATTCTCTTGCAGAGAGAGGCTCCATTTTCCTTCCAGTTCTCTTTCAGATTTTCACCAACCCTTGGTGTTGCTAATAACATGGTATGGAACTATGACCTTGTGATATTTGTAATGCAGTTAAAATATCATGAGGTTAAGCTATCAATCTACTGCTGTATGTTGACTATGAATATAAGTTTTGAATTATCATTTAACAATGTAGGTTTCCGAAAAGAGAGGACAGCCCTTGATGATCTACTgtgattttaatgtttgataATCAAAAGTAATCATATTCTTATCAACTTAATGGGCCCAAAACATTTTACTTAAAACCAAATATCCCAATAAGCATTATTTGGACTAATTACCAGCTGATGCTGATATCAAAATCTTATGAAaatgtttgaaagaaaaattttggtgataattgttcaaataattCTAATTACCAGCTGATGCTGATATCAAAATCTTATGAaatgtttgaaagaaaaattttggtgATAATTGTTCAAGCTGTATCTCTTGACACTTTGATGATAATTGTTCAAGCTGTATCtcttttgtcattttgatgataattgTTCAAGCTGTATCtcttttgtcattttgatGGTAATTGTCGGTATCtcttttgtcattttgatGGTAATTGTCGGTATCTCTTTTGTCTAGCAGTTGGATAATGCCATTGGAATGAATTACTCCTTAGGAGATCATGTTAATATCAATGCTGTTTGGGCTTCGCTTTTGATTGAAGAATGTTCTCGTCTTGGTTTGACGGTAGGTTTAAGCATTTAATGTCCTTTGAATTTCTGTTTTGCTAAATGCTTCTGATTATTTCCGTGTTCCAGTATTTTTGTATAGCTCCAGGTTCAAGATCATCTCCTCTTGCTGTTGCTGCTTCCACTCATCCCCTAATAACATGTATTGCTTGCTATGATGAACGCTCACTTGCTTTTCATGCTCTTGGTTATGCAAGAGGATCTCACAGACCTGCTGTGATTATTACTTCATCAGGCACTGCAGTTTCAAATCTTCTTCCGGCTGTGAGTTTCATTGACTGTGTATAAACTTTTAAATCTATAATCACATAATTCCTATGGATGCTTAATCTATGAAATTCTCTCCACATACTCCTCATGCCACCCCCATTTCTTTCAGTTTATGTGCCTAGGTTACattttatgtttgttattttctaCTTATATTCTCTTCATGAATGCTGCCtgcaaaaatcaaattgaggACTGAATAAAAAtcaccatttcttttttttttttttttccttttttggggATTGGAAacagaatttatttttatgtacaTTGTTCTTACAAAGGTCGACCAGATGGCTGCTGGAGTAGCAAAAATATCTTTACCTAGGAAacaatataatagaaaatgtCAGAAACGCCAGCCACTGCAACTATAGCTTCCTAGGAAACCAGACAGCTTTATAAACCTGACCAAGAATGTTGAGAACACTATACTGAAAGGGCAAGTCTTCTGCTCCTTACATGGTCCTCCCTGCTCCGGCAGGGGCAACAGTATCATGAACCTTGAAAACTAGATCAGTCAACATCTGTTCCCTTTTTAGTTGCTTCTCATGTAACAATAGTAGCTGCCCCGTATCATTTTTCGTGTACATATTGGGGACATCAATACATCTTCAATGATCACCTCGACCTTTAGTTATCacactaaaatttttaatagttttatgtttatatttttgttagcCTATATTCAACTTTTCTTCTGGGTAGGATCCATCTTGCAAATTCCAGGTTGTATAATAGAACTTCACAATGTCATACTTTCTGTTTATGCTTTTGAAATGTTCAGTCCATCCTATCTATCATATATGTTTAATGTGGATTACTTATAATACATAGGTTGTGGAAGCCAGTCAGGATTTTGTGCCAGTTCTATTGCTTACGGCAGATCGTCCGCCAGAGCTTCAGGATGCTGGGGCTAACCAAGCAATCAATCAGGTAGACAATGATCTACTTCAATCAGAAGCTACAAAAgtgatgttaatttttttttcaccacGATGGGTCGTCTCCCCAATTACTAACTAAATTTTGCATGTActtttgaatttgtatttgtaaACTTACAGACCAcagtttttaatttgtaattaggTAAATCATTTTGGCTCTTTTGTAAGGTTCTTCTTCAGTCTTCCTGCACCCACTGATCAGATTCCTGCACGAATGATACTTACCACGCTCGACGCTGCTGTGCATTGGGCTACCTCATCGCCTTATGGTCCTGTTCATATCAACTGCCCTTTCAGGGAGCCACTGGATAATAGTCCAAAACACTGGATGTCTAGTTGTTTGAAAGGATTAGATATTTGGACGTCTAGCATTGAACCATTCACTAAATATATTCAAGTGCAACACTCTCACGCATGCAAGAGTTATACTTATGGCCAAATGGCAGAAGTTCTGGAACTAGTTCAAGGTGTTAACAAAGGGCTTCTTCTGGTTGGTGCGGTCCATAATGAGGATGAGATATGGGCAGTTCTTCACTTGGCTAGACACATTCGATGGCCTGTTGTAGCTGACATTTTGTCAGGATTACGATTGAGAAAACTCTTGGCTTCCTTTCTTGAGACTGaacaaaatatcttatttCTTGACCATCTTGATCATGCTCTGCTTTCAGAATCTGTCAAGGACTGGATACAGTTTGATGTAATTATTCAGGTATAACCTCACTTTCAATGCTTTTACTAAATTTGTTGCTTCTGGCGTTGGTGCAAAACAACTTTTGTCACCATTTGAGAAGTCTGGAATGCAGTTGTTGCCATGTGATGGCAGCATTACAGAGatatgtaatattgtaaatcaGTACTGGCGGAAAAGAGTAAAGATCGACAAAATATACAAAGAAGCAGtaaaaataatctttataGCATACAGGAGATATATAgctgggaaaaaaaaaaacccaagttgaactagaaaaattaatgatgtTCTATGGATTTGCCAGGTTATATGGATTAATATGAAGAGGCaacaaataaatgtttatattcaattttCACATATGATGTAAAGCAATGAAGGCTTCTTGTAATTATGGCTTCATACTGTGTTGAGCTAAGTATGTGAATATTGAACTAATTGTAAATACTCTCTCCTGAGCATACCATATGTGGACAATGTTCTAGGACTTTAAACAAACCATATTATCTGTTTGAACCATGCTAAGATAACATAAGAAGGCATGGTACTGTGATGAAAGATGTTATATCATCTAAACTCTGCTGTATATACTAGCTAGATATCAGTAGacgttttctttttgttgattGTGTTTTTCTCAATTATGAACAGATTGGAAGTCGGATTACAAGTAAAAGGATTTCTCAGATGATAGAGGAATGTTTTCCATGCACATACATCTTGGTTGACAATCATCCATGTCGTCATGATCCTTCCCATTCTGTAACTCACAGGATCCAGAGCACAATTGTCCAATTTGTGGATTTTTTGCTTAAAGTTCAAGTTCCACATAGGAGTAGCAAATGGTGCAGCTTTCTACGAGCACTTGATATGATGGTATCTCATCTCATCTTATGAAGCTCTCCTTGTAATTTTTAGGTATTtggagataatttttttttctttttttcacccATCTCCTAATTTCCCAATTTGATTTGTCTCAGTGGTGCACTTGTTGTACATAAATCTAGAAATGTGGTTTGAAATTTATACCTATGCATAGCTAAAGCCAGTTCGATCctgattttaaaagtttatgtGCAACTAGAATGTGCTCCAACATTTCAGTTAgtcatcatttaatttaatcattgcTTTCTGCAGACAGTGTGTGTATTTAATTTGTCAGTGATACATTGATGCTTTTGCAATAAATGTATACATTTATTCTCAAGCTCTGATTTGACACAAATTGTTCTAAACTCTAAATGATGTGCCTCCTTATTACCGTTTTGAGTTAGCTTAGatattaaagttttataattggTGTGGATGATTAAAGCTATTgtttttatgtaaaataaaattcatctgACTTGGAGGGATTGAAATTGCTTTCTTGTTTAGTGATGAGCTGGAGGCTTTCAGATCCCAATATGTTTCTTCCACCTATAGTTGTGCCTCTGTAAGTTTACTTGTGCTTTCTCGCAGGTTGCATCAGAGATATCATTTCAAATTTGCACTGACTACTCCTTGACTGAACCTCATGTGGCACATGAACTTTCCAGAGCATTGACATCTAATTCTGCACTTTTTGTTGGGAACAGCATGGCAATACGAGATGTAGATATGTATGGACGTAATTGGACAACTTGTACTCGTACTGTTGCAGATATAATGCTAAACTCAGAATTTCCTCAGCAATGGATAAGGGTGGCTGGAAATAGGGGAGCTAGTGGTATTGATGGTTTGCTTAGCACAGCTATTGGTTTTGCTGTAGGATGTAATAAACACGTAAGTATCCTATGTGCctatgtttattcaatcaattGTGTTGTTAGTTATCTTTCTCATCCTTTCCATCATCATATCTCAACCTTCCCCCAAAACTGAAAAACATGTCCAAACCTGCATTTGTTCATAGAAACGTATGCAGTTTGGACAAAAGACCTTGGCAAgcctaaaattatattaggaCTTCCTCCTTACCCCTATTTCGCTCTGCTAGTGGGAGAAATTAATTGCAAAAGTTCTTCTATTCGGTGAATATGAACTTCTTGCAGTCATTATTGGTGGGTGTTTATTCCATCTTAAATTTCTAGTttatataaaatgatatacgttttatgattttataatcatGTTTAGGTACTGTGCGTAGTTGGAGATATTTCTTTCCTTCATGATACAAATGGTTTGGCAATATTGAAACAGAGGTATGATTTTTCGCTTTTCAAACTTATGATTGTATGTTCTAGCATTTGGCTGATCTTTGAAGTTAGCATTGTTATAAATAGTTTTGCTTCCTTAGGAGGTTAATAGTCTACCTGACTGACTAGCTAATAAATTTTGGCCTTCTGATGAAACCTAGACTATGCTGCTCTAAGATTTTGAaggtttattttgtttgaagGATGAAGCGGAAACCGATTCTGATGCTTGTGATGAACAATCATGGGGGTGCAATCTTCAGCCTTCTTCCAATTGCAGATAGAACTGAACCAAGAATATTGGATCAGTATTTCTACACCACCCATAACATTTCCATCCAAAATCTATGTTTGGCGCATGGGTAATATTCAGTATATGTTATgtattttttctcaataatCATATAATCATCACACATCTCTTTTATTTGTCTCTTATTTCTCGTGTTTTCTTTTCTGTGTGTGTCTTGTACTTGATCTATTATAAATGGCTCCATATAGTCATCATAAGTTCCAAAATTTGGTATAATTTTGTGTCATGGAAACAAAGGAGCATTTGCAAAAGATTGAGACCTAACAAACGGCATGTTATATTgaagtattttatttaatttttaattttcttaaaatgagAGGAATGAGATAATCCAAAATATACCATATAACTCTCCCCccatcccccccccccccccccccccaaaatttttcttgtttgaaaGTAAGCATATTACTTATCTAATTCTACTAGTTTTATTGATTCTTCTATATGTTATGCTTCCTCTCTGTAGAAAAATCTTTATATGTTGCTGGGTTCATTCATTTCTTtgataaatatcataattttcgATAAATGAATGAAGATCAtgagagaattaataattctGTAAAATTGTAGCGTGGAAAATCAGAGGGAAGTATAACATTGAAAATTCAGCCTTAGCAAaagctttattttaattaaccaGCAGAAATGGATTTCCTTGAGATGCCAAAAGCTGATATTGGCTTAGTATCCATGCGTGAGTGATATTAAGGAGTAAATTGCCACAAAATAGAAGCAGAAAAACAAATGGGTGCCCTTGGAGTTATCAATAGGCCAGTAAAATtgagaaaacaagaaaagttagaatgaaaaatacattcaCCTGCAGGAAGAGAGGTAGCGTTAGTGTTGGATAAAAGAGATCTTTCCATTAGAGGTGTTTTATCAAGTGAAAATGAAACCAATAATTGAAGTAGCTGGTGGATTAGCTTGAAGCTACttcaataaaagaattaaatgcaGGAGAATGTTTGAGACTGTTGAGAGGAGGAAATATTGTGGTTTCAGTGACAAAATGAGCCTACATAAATATTCATGGCAGCAAGGCCTTGTTTCATCTTTCTTGAGTAATTAGGCTGAGACTCTCTTTTCTTCTATATTCAGAAAAAGATTCAACCATGTTTTTCCTAAACATATGGGCCAAGTTTTTCAGGTACCATtcgataaatttttattgcaaGGAAGACCAATTAAGCTGTTGTTTTCGGTTTGTTTTTTGCAGTAACATATTAGCTTCAGAACTGTTTTCAATTTACCTGTAGTTAATTGTAATTCAGAGTACGAATATCCAAAAGTAAAACAGAAGTCCTTGGCATTTCCTTTAAAAACACTGAAGGAAAAAGTACTGAATATGCAGTTTAAATCACGTACAAGTGAAGACAAAAGTAGAACTTGAAGAGGCTTTATCCATGTCCCAGCATCTCGGGACGGATCGTGTCATTGAAGTTGAGAGCTGCATTGATGCCAATGCCACATTCCACAGGTTGTTTGGTTCTACTTCTTTGTGATCTATAACCTGTTTTATGTTTAAGATGTCATTACCTGTGCACTATATTGACAAGTTCATGGTCCTTTTCTCAGTATGTTAAGAAAATTTGCACGCCAATCAGCAGATCATACTTTGAACGTCCTTTCACAGTTTTCTGTTCCAGATACTATTTCATGTAGTCTCTCTATTTGTAAGATCTGTAGAATGGAATATTCTCTGTATAGGTGAGGTCTTCACTgcaaagaatatttttttaaatcttaacgTTGCTAATATTTGGTGTAATTAGAtgtctttcaattttatttgggACAGGATTCAACTTTGCGCACTTCCTACGTCAAGTTATATCGATCATAATCGAAGTAGATTCTGTAGAGAAGGTTTTATTTTATCGTTGTATCTTGAAGATGGGAGTGTCGGGTATGGTGAGGTTAGGTTTCATTGGATTCCTTTTTCGATGGTTTCTCTTATTCAAAGATCACATATGTGCTGAGCCAGTGAAGCGATGATTATTACAAAATACTTCTCATACATATTCctatcttttcattttaacttttGTGTTTATTACAACATATTTCTCATACATATTCCTTGTTGCTTTATTTTTGTACTATTTTCCATATCGGAACATTTATTTGTCCATTGTCACTTGCATTTAAAAGGTTGCACCTCTTGAAATCCACAAGGAAAACCTGCTGGATGCAGAAGAGCAACTTcgctttcttcttcattttatgACAGGAGCTAAAATCAGTTATTTTCTACCTCTGCTGAAGGGCTCATTTTCTTCATGGATATGGAGCACATTAGGAATACCTGTAGGTTCATatatccttttctttctttctttttgtttttaattgttttgagtGGTTAAATTCTTCTTTGCCGTACAGGCATGTGAAATATTTCCGAGTGTCAGATGTGGTTTGGAAATGGCTATCCTCAATGCCATTGCAGTAAAACATGGTTCCAGTTTCTTGAACATTCTCTATCCCCTGACAGAAATAGATGAAGAAATATCTAAACGGTCAACAAGTATAAAGATATGCGCCCTCATTGATTCGAATAAATCTCCTGTGGAGGTTGCTAGCATTGCCACCACTCTTGTGGAAGAAGGGTTCACTGCAATCAAACTCAAAGTATGACAACCTAACAGAATTATAGCGCTAAATTTACTGATGTTCTCTACTTTGTTTCTTACTTTATGCTTCTCTTTTGTctatattattatgattattattattttcatttcattttgctGATTCAATACTTAGTTGACCATTAAAGCTGGGATTTAATGAGTTATTATTTGCAAGAGGTTGCACGCCGGGCAGATCCCATTAAAGATGCAGAAGTTATACAAGAAGTAAGAAAGAAGGTTGGTCACAGGATTGAACTCCGTGTGGATGCCAATCGTAACTGGACCTATCAAGAAGCTCTTGAATTTGGTTTCTTAGTTAAAGATTGTGACTTGCAATATATTGAGGTATAATCCATTGTAACTGGTAAAATTAGTGTTCTAGCCATTCTAAATATACATTTAGTAACCtttcttcataaatttttggtAGTCACATAATTAGTAAAATgtccacattttttttctgatgCACATTTAATTGCTTTTAAGTGAAGCTTCACCTTAAGGAGTTCCAATTTTTCAGGAGCCTGTTCAGAATGAAGAGGATATTATAAAGTACTGTGAAGAAAGCGGCTTGCCTGTAGCGTTGGATGAAACCATTGACAAATTCCAAAAAGATCCTCTTAATATGCTTGAGAAGTATGCTCACCCAGGAATAGTTGCTATTGTAAGTGATGGAAGATCTCCAGTGATTTAACCAGTAGGGCTTGTATCATTTAGTCTTTGATCCTCACTTTGTTGGTACATCCTTATAAATATGTGATTCTTTCTAAGATGCAGGAATCACTTCGTAAACTCTATAAAGAATGTTTTCCTGACAAAATAAGCCCAATCAGATTATCAGTTGAGAAAGTTGTGTTAGAATATGGCCTTTATCCTGTCATGCAAGTATCAATTAAcagataaattcatttttgcaCGAacctttaactttttaatgGTGGTCTCCAGCCATCAATGGTTTCAGACTGCCATATGCTATTCGTTGTTGTAGTCATTGTTGTGATTATCGGCATTATATTGCAATTAGCTTGGAGTTCATAATGGTTATTTGCTGCTGAAACattgcattttcatatttggAATCTACACCATCTACTCATGATTATAGGTAATGTAAAAGTTCTGTCATGATATACCTTTCTCTGCGGTTGTATTTTTAATCTCATTCTTCTGGAGcaaatgtattttaaattGCATATTTTCTGGGCAGTAGATTGACAGTGTTGTGCTGATCTCAAtatttatggtttttattcAGGTGATCAAACCAAGTGTCATTGGTGGATTTGAAAATGCAGGATTAATTGCAAGATGGGCCCAGCGACATGGGAAGATGGCTGTTGTCAGTGCTGCCTTTGAAAGTGGTCTAGGTTTGTCAGCATATATCATATTTTCTAGCTATCTGGAGCTGCAGAATGCATATTTATGCAAAGTGATGAATCGTGAACTGTGCCCCCCTGTAGCCCAAGGTCTTGGAACTTATCAGTGGCTTAAAGAAGACATAACAACTGATCCTATCAGTATTTGTCATAATTCGTGTAGTGGCTTTGTAGAAGCATCTGTTGCTAAAGCTACCCACATCCTGCAGAacttacaaattaataatgacGTTATATGTAAAACTTCCATGGAGGAGCAAGTTTTGAGATACCAATTGAATGTGAATTCAAAGGATTTCTGCAGTTTCATCAAAGTGCAAGAGATTGGACAAAGAATTGATGTAAGCaaagaaatttcatttatttatttattgttctttGGTTACCACGCACCCATCCCATCCTACCTTAAATTAAACTAATCCCCTCCAAGGTTGGTGTGAGGGGGAGAACCCTTGACCTCTTGCTTCCACCGTAAGAGTCCAAAAGAATTGGGCTGTCCCCTTTGGGACTAGCGGAGAATGTTACTAGGTTTGTATTTTTCCCCTTTATTATTTCTACTATAAGAGCATGTTCGCTCATCTTTTAGTGGTGTACCATGATACTTGTATTCTTTTTGCCATGATGAACAGAAATACTCAGTGATGCTAAAATTCTAACTGTCGATACCTTCCTTAAATGTATTGTTCAATTGAttggtttttttaatttaaataatagtgAGGAAATTATATTGGTCGCGTGCTTGCAAAGATTTGCAAACGTGTGCATATTTTACtttcatttgaaattggtTTCAAAAAACACAAACCAAGCACATATTTTTCGCATGATGGGATGATTTGTTTACCTGTGGCATGTTCAATTTTTATGCCATGAAATCTCATATTATTGTTCTATTATGTATTTGACtgtataattttgtttgaaGTTATAGTTGAAAAAGTTCTATGCCATTGTTAAAGATAGCTTCCATTTGCTTTAGCAAGTATCTTTGTAGACTGGTTCAGCAAATTTAATTATGCTCAATCCACTATCCATGTACAGATACAGGATAACATACTTCTGTTTCTCCATGGCTTTCTTGGAACTGGTGAAGAATGGATTCCTATTATGAAGGCCGTCTCAGGATCAGCAAGATGCATCTCAATTGATCTCCCTGGTCATGGGGGATCAAAGATGCAAAATCATGTTGCTAAAGCCACACAGGAAATAACTACTAAAGCCACACAGGAAATAACTACTAAAGCCACACAGGAAATAACTTTGTCAATAGACGTCATTGCGGACGTACTATATAAGCTGATTGAACAGATTACTCCTGGAAAAGTTACTCTAGTTGGGTATTCTATGGGAGCAAGAATTGCCTTGTATATGGCCCTGAGATTCAGTGATAAGGTACATTTCCAATGCTTCAAATCTTAAGTCGCTGTGAGTTTTTGTTGTCTGGCGAAGTAACAACTTATAATGCAGATCAAAGGAACCGTTATAATATCTGGAAGCCCAGGGCTACGAGATAATATAGCAAGAAAAATTCGTAGGGCTGAAGATGATTCTAGAGCGTGCGCCCTTGTCACTCATGGTCTGCAAGTCTTTCTAGATACCTGGTATACTGGGGAGCTCTGGGAAAGGTAGTTGCttagtttttctttgttaaattcTTGAGATTTCTGTGCTTGCACAAGTAATTGCGAGAAAAATCTTCTGCTATTAACAGCTTGAGAAGCCATCCCCATTTTAATCGAATAGTTGCCAGCCGCTTGTTGCATGAAGATGTGCAGAGTCTTTCAAAAGCTCTGTCAGATTTAAGTGTTGGGAGACAGCCGTAAGCATGTTAATATTTcagtatttcttttcattttaccATTCTATGAATATATTCTACTTTTATTAGAGGGATGAAAATCTGATCTGCTTAGGAATTATAGTGTTTGCAGGCTATCTTTGTAAAAGATATTATCCAGTCAAAGAACCAAgtgtataaaatttttgtgtaCCATAAATCTTTGCACATTGTGCTACTTGTCTGAGACAGTCTCAAAGTCTAGAAGTGTTTTCGTTTCATTTGATTCTTCCTCTAAGGTCCTATCAACAATATGAAGGGGATTTTCtcccattaaaaaaattggcatGTTGATTGCCGAAGGACATGACACTTTTTCCCACCCATTACTTAGTccattttccttatttttctgtttctttccGTGATAGGCCATTGTGGGAAGATTTGAAGCTATGCAGCACACCTCTCTTGATTGTTGTCGGAGAGAAAGATAAGAAATTCAAGTCAATTGCTGAAAAAATGTGCTATGAACTTAGCCATGACGAAAAGGGTAGTGATGATCTGAGGAA contains these protein-coding regions:
- the LOC102608540 gene encoding protein PHYLLO, chloroplastic isoform X5, producing MDPFTLAVKAHHVHFTNSFSTESSISKHRLTKSLGIPKPSPPLTFLTRISGFRHFNSIDLLRNSGSKVVEGLRFDGPVMDVDEIMDCEEGDLVVETSITRTLPPALTLEHGLESISEAVNKLKTDPPSSSSGVLRFQNRGVFGIGAAVYFTHPAWCDSEERTKPKRYLSTNPIPITTYGFMDINFNTEPSCIKHEAGSFYFFVPQIELRELDDISILAATLAWSNGMVCTFEQAIQSFESSFCQVSSHFCSSTERYNPRYVRSALTKFNMMEDKTVQMVCMNAITLGRRDFGCDFMEMREAPFSFQFSFRFSPTLGVANNMQLDNAIGMNYSLGDHVNINAVWASLLIEECSRLGLTYFCIAPGSRSSPLAVAASTHPLITCIACYDERSLAFHALGYARGSHRPAVIITSSGTAVSNLLPAVVEASQDFVPVLLLTADRPPELQDAGANQAINQVNHFGSFVRFFFSLPAPTDQIPARMILTTLDAAVHWATSSPYGPVHINCPFREPLDNSPKHWMSSCLKGLDIWTSSIEPFTKYIQVQHSHACKSYTYGQMAEVLELVQGVNKGLLLVGAVHNEDEIWAVLHLARHIRWPVVADILSGLRLRKLLASFLETEQNILFLDHLDHALLSESVKDWIQFDVIIQIGSRITSKRISQMIEECFPCTYILVDNHPCRHDPSHSVTHRIQSTIVQFVDFLLKVQVPHRSSKWCSFLRALDMMVASEISFQICTDYSLTEPHVAHELSRALTSNSALFVGNSMAIRDVDMYGRNWTTCTRTVADIMLNSEFPQQWIRVAGNRGASGIDGLLSTAIGFAVGCNKHVLCVVGDISFLHDTNGLAILKQRMKRKPILMLVMNNHGGAIFSLLPIADRTEPRILDQYFYTTHNISIQNLCLAHGLNHVQVKTKVELEEALSMSQHLGTDRVIEVESCIDANATFHSMLRKFARQSADHTLNVLSQFSVPDTISCSLSICKICRMEYSLYRIQLCALPTSSYIDHNRSRFCREGFILSLYLEDGSVGYGEVAPLEIHKENLLDAEEQLRFLLHFMTGAKISYFLPLLKGSFSSWIWSTLGIPACEIFPSVRCGLEMAILNAIAVKHGSSFLNILYPLTEIDEEISKRSTSIKICALIDSNKSPVEVASIATTLVEEGFTAIKLKVARRADPIKDAEVIQEVRKKVGHRIELRVDANRNWTYQEALEFGFLVKDCDLQYIEEPVQNEEDIIKYCEESGLPVALDETIDKFQKDPLNMLEKYAHPGIVAIVIKPSVIGGFENAGLIARWAQRHGKMAVVSAAFESGLGLSAYIIFSSYLELQNAYLCKVMNRELCPPVAQGLGTYQWLKEDITTDPISICHNSCSGFVEASVAKATHILQNLQINNDVICKTSMEEQVLRYQLNVNSKDFCSFIKVQEIGQRIDIQDNILLFLHGFLGTGEEWIPIMKAVSGSARCISIDLPGHGGSKMQNHVAKATQEITTKATQEITTKATQEITLSIDVIADVLYKLIEQITPGKVTLVGYSMGARIALYMALRFSDKIKGTVIISGSPGLRDNIARKIRRAEDDSRACALVTHGLQVFLDTWYTGELWESLRSHPHFNRIVASRLLHEDVQSLSKALSDLSVGRQPPLWEDLKLCSTPLLIVVGEKDKKFKSIAEKMCYELSHDEKGSDDLRNQIYEMVEIPNCGHAVHLENPLPVIRAVRQFLTRVNQNSTSNPESNG